A stretch of the Vigna radiata var. radiata cultivar VC1973A chromosome 7, Vradiata_ver6, whole genome shotgun sequence genome encodes the following:
- the LOC106766858 gene encoding katanin p80 WD40 repeat-containing subunit B1 homolog, protein MAKTGYKLQEFVAHSGNVNCLKIGRKASRLFITGGDDHNVNIWMIGKATSLMSLCGHTTTVESVTFDSAEVLVLSGASSGVIKLWDLQEAKMLRTLTGHRTNCTAVEFHPFGEFFASGSSDTKLNIWDIRKKECIHTYKGHSQAISTIKFSPDGRWVVSGGLDNVVKVWDLTGGKLLHDFKFHEGHIRSLDFHPLEFLLATGSADRTVKFWDLETFELIGSSRHEVSEVRSLTFHPDGRTLFAGLEDSLKVYSWEPVICHDAVDMGWTTLGDLCIHDEKLLGCSFYSNSVGVWVSDISLIKPYGYGLETENKESTEQKLSLQGRQMEKVEYGVDNESKEIKNIYIDSSEGNPDNLLRSRSYNSPKMDHLEESKEMLNLSSSTGVRAKSNEQTLRKSYMLSNVVPLDILNDIDSREFVDTISNSVSATDPNFEMNEVRDSIDDKHPIKSVAEKFEKTLTPDGFSEQEKCNQSSSYSNAINPVKYANGVAVVQGRTRSLVRRFERKEITPTKEDQDNATPTTTFEKREIFLKEDQTNASPITTTSTSEEGEIIPFSEDKNNMPTVPNTTSETDKHINFMKAEFGRDSNSANDGEIIEDLLQTHDVTLSNLRSRLTKLQVVRHFWERNDTKGAINALEKLPDQSVQADVISVLVEKMEILTIDLFSSLLPVLTGLLDSKTERYVKVSLDMLLKFVVVFGPTIRSTISAPPSVGVDLHAEQRRECSNQCFMQLQKIRMILPILVRRGGVLAKTAQELNLVLQQP, encoded by the exons ATGGCAAAGACAGGATACAAACTAC AGGAATTTGTGGCTCATTCAGGAAATGTAAACTGTTTAAAGATTGGAAGGAAGGCGAGCCGCCTTTTCATTACAGGAGGGGATGATCACAATGTCAATATATGGATGATTGGAAAAGCAACCTCTTTAATG AGTTTGTGTGGTCACACTACTACAGTAGAATCTGTGACTTTTGACTCAGCAGAAGTTTTGGTTCTTTCTGGAGCATCATCGGGGGTTATAAAGCTTTGGGATTTGCAGGAAGCAAAGA TGCTTCGCACTCTTACCGGACACAGAACCAATTGCACTGCTGTTGAGTTTCATCCCTTTGGAGAGTTTTTTGCATCAGGCTCCTCAGACACTAAACTAAATATTTGGGATATCCGAAAAAAAGAATGTATTCATACATACAAGGGCCATAGCCAGGCTATTAGTACGATCAAATTCAGTCCAGATGGTCGTTGGGTTGTTTCTGGTGGACTTGATAATGTTGTGAAG GTCTGGGATCTAACAGGTGGAAAGCTCTTGCATGACTTCAAGTTCCATGAAGGACACATTAGGTCCCTAGACTTCCATCCTCTTGAGTTTCTTCTGGCTACAG GTTCGGCAGACAGAACAGTGAAATTTTGGGATTTAGAAACCTTTGAACTGATTGGATCCAGTAGACATGAG GTTTCAGAGGTACGCTCACTAACTTTTCATCCTGATGGACGGACCCTTTTTGCTGGACTTGAGGATAGTTTGAAG GTGTATTCATGGGAACCTGTCATATGCCATGATGCTGTTGACATGGGATGGACAACACTTGGTGACTTATGTATTCATGATGAAAAGCTTTTGGGTTGCTCATTCTACAGTAATTCTGTTGGAGTATGGGTGTCAGATATTTCG CTTATCAAGCCATATGGTTATGGCTTGGAAACTGAGAACAAAGAAAGCACAGAGCAGAAGCTCAGTCTCCAGGGAAGACAAATGGAGAAAGTAGAATATGGTGTGGACAACGAGTCAAAAGagataaagaatatatatatagact CTTCTGAAGGGAATCCTGATAACTTATTAAGATCCAGGTCTTATAATTCTCCAAAAATGGATCATCTTGAGGAATCTAAAGAAATGTTAAACTTGAGTTCTTCAACAGGAGTTCGAGcaaaatcaaatgaacaaaCTCTTAGAAAGTCTTATATGTTGTCAAACGTTGTACCTCTGGACATTCTGAATG ATATTGATTCTAGAGAATTTGTTGATACTATAAGCAACTCTGTCAGTGCAACAGATCCTAACTTCGAAATGAATGAAGTCAGAGACTCTATTGATGATAAACATCCTATTAAGAGTGTCGCAGAGAAGTTTGAAAAAACTTTAACACCAGACGGATTTTCTGAACAAGAGaaat GTAATCAATCCTCTTCTTACAGCAACGCCATTAATCCAGTTAAATATGCCAATGGAG TTGCTGTTGTACAAGGAAGGACACGTTCTTTGGTTAGGAGGTTTGAAAGAAAGGAAATAACTCCAACCAAGGAAGATCAAGATAATGCAACTCCCACGACGACATTTGAAAAAAGGGAAATTTTTCTCAAAGAAGATCAAACTAATGCATCCCCCATCACTACCACCTCAACATCTGAAGAGGGGGAAATAATTCCTTTCAGCGAAGATAAAAACAATATGCCCACCGTTCCCAACACAACTAGTGAAACTGATAAGCATATTAACTTCATG AAAGCAGAGTTTGGAAGGGATTCAAATTCTGCAAATGATGGAGAAATAATTGAAGATCTGTTGCAAACTCATGATGTAACATTAAGCAATCTCCGATCACGTTTGACAAAATTACAG GTAGTGCGACATTTTTGGGAGCGCAATGATACTAAAGGTGCCATCAATGCTTTGGAAAAGCTGCCTGATCAATCt GTTCAAGCTGATGTTATCAGTGTCCTTGTTGAGAAGATGGAGATTCTCACCATagatttattttcttccttaCTTCCGGTGCTCACAGGTTTGCTGGATAGCAAGACAGAAAG ATATGTGAAGGTGTCATTGGATATGCTGTTgaagtttgttgttgttttcggTCCAACAATACGTTCAACTATTTCAGCTCCTCCCTCTGTTGGGGTTGATCTACATGCGGAACAAAG GCGAGAATGCTCCAATCAGTGCTTCATGCAACTGCAAAAGATCCGAATGATTCTTCCAATATTAGTAAG GAGGGGTGGCGTATTGGCCAAGACTGCTCAAGAGCtaaatttagttcttcaacaaCCTTAA
- the LOC106769060 gene encoding protein STRUBBELIG-RECEPTOR FAMILY 3, producing the protein MGCWNSDMNFQIFFFSMLIFGATFCVADTDPLDVAAINSLYVALGSPPLEGWKAIGGDPCLEQWQGVRCVFSNITALLLGGMSLSGQLGSNLDFPSIIELDLSNNQIGGAIPSSLSPTLRNLSLSANQLNGSIPXALSSLTQLSDLSLKDNHLNGEIPDAFLHFTDLMNMDLSGNNLSGQLPPSMGNLSSLNTLNLQNNQLSGTLFVLQDLPLQDLNIENNIFSGPIPPELLSIPNFRKDGNPFNTTIIPSPPAASPAPLAMAPSPEISPWKVAXSPSATTIKAPIPAIAERSFRTKKLVWIIGAXLLTFIALGVCLLMLWCFKRRPENKSYKKHNMNVYKRSLHKRTSSDSPFEATDDEEKGWGSKLPPLQSAPPHKLPIIPGENLIINRAIFGEXTKRQIVTNSIKVYTVASLQQYTNSFSLENYIGEGMLGPVYRAELPDGKLLAVRKLNATSSIDLNHEQFLQLASSVSKIQHANIVKFMGYCAEHSQHLLVYEYCSNGTLHDALHTDAKLQINLSWDDRIQVSLGAARALEYLHEYFQPPIVHGNFTSANILLNDKLEVQVSDCGLGSLLSSGSASRLSGHQLTTNGYSAPEYENGSYTLQSDVFSFGVVMLELLTGRKSYDSSLARGEQFLVRWAVPQLHDIDALSKMVDPSLNAEYPKKSLSRFADIISSCIQHEPEFRPAMSEIVQDLLRMM; encoded by the exons ATGGGTTGTTGGAATTCAGACATGAATttccaaattttcttcttttcaatgtTGATTTTCGGTGCAACTTTCTGTGTTGCGGACACTGATCCACTTGATG TTGCGGCAATCAATAGTTTGTATGTGGCTCTTGGCTCACCACCCCTTGAGGGGTGGAAAGCCATAGGAGGAGATCCCTGCTTGGAACAATGGCAAGGTGTGCGTTGTGTCTTCTCCAACATAACTGCTTT GCTACTGGGAGGCATGAGTTTAAGTGGACAACTGGGAAGTAATTTGGATTTCCCATCCATCATAGAATT GGATCTTAGCAACAACCAGATTGGAGGGGCCATTCCATCCAGTTTGTCCCCTACTTTAAGGAACTT gtCACTCTCAGCTAATCAATTAAATGGAAGCATTCCANATGCCTTGTCCTCATTAACTCAATTGTCAGACTT GTCATTAAAAGATAACCATCTGAATGGAGAAATTCCAGATGCATTTCTACACTTTACTGATTTGatgaatat GGATCTGTCTGGAAACAACTTGAGTGGTCAGCTGCCTCCCTCAATGGGGAATTTGTCATCTCTTAACACATT aAATTTGCAGAACAATCAACTTTCTGGGACCCTTTTTGTTTTGCAGGACCTCCCTCTTCAGGATCT GAATATAGAGAACAATATATTCTCTGGGCCAATTCCTCCGGAGTTGTTGAGTATCCCTAATTTCAG AAAAGATGGGAATCCGTTTAATACTACTATCATTCCATCACCTCCAGCTGCATCCCCTGCACCCCTTGCTATGGCTCCCTCCCCAGAAATATCACCTTGGAAAGTGGCCANTAGTCCATCTGCTACCACCATAAAAGCTCCAATACCTGCAATTGCTGAGAGGTCTTTCAGAACCAAGAAATTAGTTTGGATTATTGGTGCANGCCTTTTAACATTTATTGCATTAGGAGTTTGTCTTCTTATGTTGTGGTGCTTTAAGAGAAGACCAGAGAACAAGAGTTATAAGAAACACAACATGAACGTGTATAAAAGATCTTTGCATAAACGTACAAGCAGTGACTCCCCTTTTGAAGCAACTGATGATGAGGAGAAAG GATGGGGTTCAAAACTTCCACCCTTGCAGTCAGCGCCACCACATAAACTCCCAATCATTCCTGGAGAGAATTTAATCATTAATCGAGCTATCTTTGGTGAAGANACCAAAAGACAAATTGTAACAAATTCCATCAAAGTTTATACTGTTGCATCACTTCAGCAATACACAAATAGTTTTTCCCTAGAAAATTATATTGGCGAAGGCATGCTTGGCCCTGTTTATAGGGCTGAACTCCCTGATGGAAAG TTACTGGCAGTCAGGAAGCTGAATGCTACTTCTTCCATTGACCTAAACCACGAACAGTTTCTTCAATTAGCTTCCAGTGTCTCCAAAATTCAACATGCTAATATTGTAAAGTTTATGGGCTACTGTGCCGAGCATAGCCAACACTTACTTGTATATGAGTATTGTAGTAATGGCACCCTTCATGATGCATTACATACAGATGCTAAACTTCAGATTAACCTTTCATGGGATGATCGCATTCAAGTGTCACTTGGAGCGGCAAGAGCTCTAGA GTATTTGCATGAGTACTTTCAGCCACCTATTGTGCACGGAAACTTTACATCTGCTAATATACTACTAAATGACAAGTTGGAAGTTCAGGTCTCTGATTGTGGATTAGGTTCTTTACTATCTTCAGGCTCCGCAAGTCGG TTGTCGGGACACCAACTCACAACTAATGGTTACAGTGCCCCAGAATACGAGAATGGAAGTTATACACTTCAAAGTGATGTCTTTAGCTTTGGAGTTGTAATGCTAGAACTCCTCACTGGACGAAAATCCTATGACAG CTCACTGGCTCGTGGAGAGCAGTTTTTGGTTAGATGGGCAGTCCCTCAACTCCATGACATAGATGCATTGTCAAAAATGGTTGACCCTTCTTTAAATGCAGAATATCCTAAGAAATCCTTGTCACGTTTTGCAGACATTATTTCCTCATGTATACAG CATGAACCTGAATTTCGACCAGCAATGTCAGAAATTGTTCAGGACCTCTTGCGAATGATGTAG